From a single Candidatus Sulfotelmatobacter sp. genomic region:
- the rpsJ gene encoding 30S ribosomal protein S10, giving the protein MGKERIRIRLKAYDYRILDQSTGEIVETARRTGAQIAGPIPLPTMKNKYCVLRSPHVDKKSREQFEIRTHKRLLDILEPTQQTVDALMKLDLPAGVDVEIKAFGKEHK; this is encoded by the coding sequence ATTGGAAAAGAAAGAATTCGCATCCGGTTGAAGGCTTACGACTACCGCATCCTGGACCAGTCGACGGGCGAGATTGTCGAAACCGCACGCCGCACCGGAGCCCAGATTGCGGGGCCGATTCCACTGCCCACGATGAAGAACAAGTACTGCGTGCTGCGTTCGCCGCACGTGGACAAGAAGTCGCGGGAGCAGTTTGAGATCCGCACCCACAAGCGCCTGCTTGATATTCTGGAGCCGACGCAGCAAACGGTGGACGCGCTGATGAAGCTCGATCTGCCGGCGGGCGTGGATGTGGAGATCAAGGCGTTCGGGAAAGAACATAAATAA
- the rplC gene encoding 50S ribosomal protein L3, with translation MATKVAGILGKKVGMTQLFDSKGDVRPVTVLKAGPCVVTQHKTATRDGYEAAQIGLVEFVKESRLTKPAQGHLAKHNLPPVKFMREVPLEIDGAADGEGSVKVGDRVLVEMFDGERFVDIVGISKGRGFQGVVKRHHFAGGPKSHGSMFQITGSIGSSAFPSRVFKGMRMSGHMGNARVTQRNLRVLGVDKEENLLVVEGSVPGPENGYIIITKAKKPPRERRGFAGSATVDPLKAAKRAAKKA, from the coding sequence ATGGCGACGAAGGTAGCTGGGATTCTGGGCAAGAAGGTCGGGATGACGCAACTGTTTGACTCCAAGGGTGATGTTCGCCCGGTCACAGTGCTCAAGGCTGGTCCGTGTGTGGTGACGCAGCACAAAACCGCCACGCGCGACGGCTATGAGGCGGCCCAGATCGGCCTGGTTGAGTTTGTGAAAGAGTCGCGGCTCACCAAGCCGGCGCAAGGACACTTGGCGAAGCACAATCTGCCGCCGGTAAAGTTCATGCGAGAAGTGCCGCTCGAGATCGACGGCGCGGCCGATGGCGAGGGTTCCGTAAAAGTCGGCGACCGCGTGCTGGTTGAGATGTTCGACGGCGAGCGTTTTGTGGACATCGTCGGTATCAGCAAGGGACGCGGGTTTCAGGGCGTGGTGAAGCGGCATCATTTTGCCGGCGGTCCGAAGTCGCACGGTTCGATGTTCCAAATTACCGGTTCGATCGGATCGTCGGCGTTTCCGTCGCGCGTATTTAAAGGCATGCGGATGTCGGGGCACATGGGCAATGCCCGCGTGACTCAGCGCAATCTTCGAGTCCTTGGGGTTGACAAGGAAGAAAATTTGCTGGTGGTCGAAGGCAGCGTGCCCGGACCGGAGAATGGCTACATCATTATTACGAAGGCGAAGAAGCCGCCACGAGAGCGCCGCGGGTTCGCAGGTTCGGCGACGGTGGATCCGTTGAAGGCTGCGAAGCGGGCGGCGAAGAAGGCATAA
- the rplD gene encoding 50S ribosomal protein L4, with translation MATIDIHNLQGEKVGTLDLADEIFGAVNEDLLWEAVKHYRASERAGTHKTKARWEVSGSGKKLWKQKGTGRARIGSIRSPLWRHGATVHGPQPRSYDYTFPKKKLMGALRSALAAKLADGKLIVVNTFEMKEPKTKEFRKSLDLLQVDKTVLIVEEAKHESANLALSARNIAGLELARSNEVHPYHLLKYDRAIFSQPAIEKLQVSLQSSVSKRQHKPEPDDIAKKPVRERRRRTRHEKAAEVA, from the coding sequence ATGGCAACGATAGATATACACAATTTGCAGGGCGAGAAGGTTGGGACTTTGGATCTCGCCGACGAAATTTTCGGCGCGGTCAACGAAGACCTGCTCTGGGAAGCGGTGAAACATTACCGCGCCTCGGAACGCGCCGGCACGCATAAAACCAAAGCCCGCTGGGAAGTTTCCGGCTCCGGCAAGAAGCTCTGGAAGCAGAAGGGCACGGGCCGGGCCCGCATCGGATCGATCCGGTCGCCTCTGTGGCGGCATGGTGCGACCGTGCATGGACCGCAACCGCGTTCTTACGACTACACCTTTCCCAAGAAGAAGCTGATGGGTGCGCTGCGTTCGGCGCTGGCGGCGAAACTGGCGGATGGCAAGCTGATCGTGGTGAACACGTTTGAAATGAAGGAACCGAAGACCAAAGAGTTCCGCAAGTCGCTTGACCTGCTGCAGGTCGATAAAACGGTTCTGATCGTCGAAGAAGCGAAGCACGAGAGCGCGAACCTGGCCTTGAGCGCGCGCAACATTGCGGGGCTGGAACTGGCGCGGAGCAACGAAGTGCATCCGTATCACCTGCTGAAGTATGATCGCGCGATTTTCTCGCAGCCGGCGATAGAGAAGTTGCAGGTTTCCTTGCAGTCATCGGTGTCGAAGCGGCAGCACAAGCCGGAACCGGACGATATCGCAAAGAAACCGGTGCGCGA